The stretch of DNA tttaatattttaatatttttatttttatgtttttgcccCTGAACACTTGTAAGGCTAAATCGTCAGCTAGGCTCGTTAGCCCgcaatatataaacaaaataatttgaggGGTGTGGCATGGTGTGGGGGTAGACATGAGAGCCATGACTCATGAGAGATGAAGACTTCGAGACAACACACCTAACTATTAGAATACTTAAAActgtatttattaaaaaaaaaaaaaacacacacacacacgtagaagagagaatgaagttaaattttttccttataaaaattgGGGAGCCcctattttatttattccaaAAGAGACTGTAGCCTTATTATACATTGATTATCGAGTGCTCAAAAATGTAACCTAACCATTGAGAACAGGTATCCACTTTAACACAAATACACACCGCATAATTGCGTTAACTTAGACTTTAAATGTGTTTCTACTTTTTAAATTCAagtaaaaactatttttgtttatttgtttttgttgtttctcAAGGCAGTTCCTCTTCAACCAAAAAGGCCGGGTCGGTCGGGTTAAAAGACCCGATCATACATAATTACATACGTGGCGCCAATTCCAAAGACTTTCCTCTCGTTCATTCCTAAACGATAACAATCCAttctttccattcttttcctaACAATGGCTCTTTCCTCTTCCTTTCAAATTCCCCTCCATTTCTCTCCGCTTttccctcctcctcctcctcctcctctcaccaccaccaccgccagaAAACCCTCTCTCCTCCGCTGCTCAAACTCCTCTTCTCCCGAAAACGACAGTCGCACCGATCCTCCTTCTTCAAAGAAAGTACTCTCCGACCAGTCGTCGTGGGAAGCCAAAGACTCCGAAGGGAATGACTATCTCTACAGACTCGGCAAAGAGGCAGATAACATGAACATCGCCGTCGGTGCTAGGGCTGGCGTCATCGACGACCTCTTCGCCGGAAAATTTCTCGGCCGTGACTGTATGTGTATTCAAATTTCCACCTCCTTTGTTCTTAATTAACGCCATGTTTGGTTTCCTCACTAATTGTTTTCgattctctttttcttgtttggcAGCGGATATTGTGTTTGATTATCGTCAGAAAGTGACGAGGTCGTTTGAGTACCTTCAAGGCGATTACTATATTGCTCCTATCTTCTTGGtaaattatatttcatttcctttttcaTAGTCAATTTGAATTGGGTAGTTTTACTTATCAACTGGCACGAGTTATTCTCGCTCTCTCTGATTATTATTTGAGAAATGCTACGtacacaacaaatcataagtggcaAACTGTTACTAGTAACACTGCAAATCATAAGTGGCAAGATGTACTAGTAACACtggtggacaaaaaagtaattttagtggtagTTCAATTTAGAATCAGTATCAACTTGCCGTAGaggatttattataaaagtattGCGGATATAGCaatgtaataataattaaaaaaagaagctaaaatatcctttttcatctctaaactttaaaaaattcatatttttgtcTCTAAGCAATTGAAAATGTTatactttttttcccttcaactttaaaaagatattttttaatccctaaactattgaaaaagttcattttttatttttttgtcccttttttttttttgaagctattaacgaaaaaaaaatgctctttgaaaagttttggcaaaaaatggatttttttaaagtttagggacggAAATCGGAATTCATGCAAACATTAGGGatataaacaatattttagccttaaagaaaaaaattatagatcaTGTAATGTAGGGGCACATGGTATTCTCTCATTGCATGTTAGCTTTCTAACATACGCTAGTGATTTCTCTGAAGAATCTCACTGTTTACTTAGTGATTTTGGGAAAGTAATTGGGAAGACAATAGTGTAGTTTTGAGGGGTTGAGAGCTCTGTTGAaactttttatcattttcaaaatttagggcAATGCCTTTATGGGGGTGTTTGATTTCAACATGTCATGTAGTAGAAATCTAGTTTACTAATCAGCCAGGTGTTCATGATGTctcccataatttttttatttttttattgttaagttaGACACAGTGCCACCCATttaagctagagctcattggcttcTCTCTTATTAACTTCGATGGAATGAGAGCTTTTTGATTCTCTTTGTTCAGTTTTCTATTCTATTTGTTGAGTCTACATAATATGCTGTCATAAGTTAGTCAAGTTCATCAAATACTCTGcgtaatttgtaaaaaaaataaatgtatatctGCTTATGCATGTTTAGTACCCCTCAGTAAGTTATCTACCaaacattttttattgttagtCTATGTTGTACATCTTTTAATTTCTGAATTTATTGTCAATTGTTGCTTTGGGGATTGGATATGTTAATTTTGttacttatttttttgaggCTACtgcttttttctttaacatggcttttctttttctcaagaTATTTTGATTTGATTCCCTGTATCTTACCGATTATGACATACAttatgtttttaagttttttcattttcttttcttttgacaGGATAAAGTTGGTAAGTTCTGTCTTCTGTGAAACTGAGCAAAGCTAAAAAAACTGTGATGAATCATGTTAAAGCTATAAGGAAATTTGGTAAAAACGACTAAACTCTAGTCAGTTCCCACGCTAGATGCATTTTCTATGTTTGTTAACAGTCATGTCACTgtctatttaatatatatatatatatatatatatatatatagatagatataaataaattttctgtATGATAAATTGGGGAGGGTGTTGAAAGTGAAATTTCCTATTTGATGTTTTGCATTGTTCTTCCTTTTGTAGTCAAGATATATACTTAACGGTTTATGTGACACGTTATGTCTATACATGAATTTCATCTATAAGTGCTTTGTGAAATACTCCATCCACTGCTTTGGTAATTaatatatggaaaatattttatgttaacCATTCATTCAGATATAGTCAATGTTTGTGTTTGCTCCCATCCTAATCAAAATTTccttactatttattttaagtttttatttttttttgatgcagCACTTCTATTCCTTGTTCAATGGTgtgattgtctttcttttccTGTATAAATCTAAATGGTTAAATGGATGTTTCCATTTAAATGCCATATCTTTTTCAACCTACTCTATAAAGGCCGTGAATTGCCTTAAGTTTAGGGTATCTACAAACAAACTCTGTTTCTTGGGGTTCTGTTTATGGTAAAAAGTTATTGATTAATGTTATTTCCTACATTGCCAAAAGTTATTTGTCCTTCACATTAGCAATTAGTAGATCAACCAAGTTGATTTTAGTTCCTTAACCTGCTTTAGCACGTCAAGCATAATAAAATGGAATGGCATGGATCAACTCCATTCATGATTAGCAATCTGCAATGTCCTAGACAGACCATGCTAACTAAGGTTTTTGTTAACAAAATCTTCTATAggtaaagaaatatttttgatcaAATGGGCTAACTAGAGCTTTGGTACCATGCAAAATTGATGTAGTCTCTTGTATTTCTCATTCACAGATGTCTACAAAGTTGACACATGTATGTTTTGGTGTTCTTGATTTTAAGAGGTAGTGTTAAATGGATACAGTCTGGAATTACTTTTATGATGGAATGGCCGACAGTTTGGTGAATGTACATAATTGGTACAATTGTACTCAATCTTTGCCATTTTCTGTAACTTGTATTTTAAACTCTTGAGGACATGACCCTCAATGTTGACCCATGTATGACGCTCATTTTGGGACTTATAACTTTCATTTTCATATACTTTAAACATGTTTAATGTCCTAAATAAAATTCCATTGTAAGATTTGTGAAGGAGCTCTACATTGTAATGTTAGATTTGTGAGACCTTCACAAGATTGGGAGTTAGATGCAATTGACACCTTTTTTTGGATTCACTGCACTTTAAACTTCTAGCAAGTGAATTATGAAGATACAATGTGTTGGAGGCTATCTAAGAAACATGGTTTTGAGCTTTCTTCATTTTATGAGACTCTTGAAGCCCTTTAGTGGTTGAATTCCATAAAGGAATATTTGGTATGCAGTGTAAAGTAGCCTCTTTGGATGGGGAGCTGCTTTGGGAAAGATTCTGACTATCaatattttgagaataaaaGAGGGAAGAGTCTACATTGTGTCATGGCCAGAGAGTTTTAATTATTAAACTTTGTCTTTATTTGGGATGCATTGGGTGATGGTTGGACTTTGATTGAAGTGATTGCAAATTGGAAAGGGAGATCTCATGAGATTTGGGCCTACTCCTTTCTGTATTACGTGGACTACTTGGAGGGAGAGCAATGACTGTATTTGGTCAAGAGACCTGCTGTTTTACATAgtgttttttggtttaaattcttagttaatagtttttaaaataatgaaaccAGTAGAGACAAGCATGGATGTTATATATTATGAGCTCACAAAGATATTAATATCTAGATGCACCCTTATGCCTAGATTTTTGTTAGTAGTTTTGACACCTTGTGTTTATCCCAAATTATCAACTCTAACATTGAGATCTCAAGTCCAAGATGTTAACTTTTGGGCCTTTTCATTTACATTTGGTGCTAACCTGTCAAGTGTATGTGTCTAATTATTGTGTTTTTATGGTAGGATTAcaaacttgttttatttttatagtctCTTCTGCTAATGCAGCTTATCAAATCATTTTATTTAGATACTTTGAGACTTATGTTCTTTTGTATATGTTTTGCTGTTGATGCAGTAACACATATTGTCAAGAACTACATTGCTCATCTTCTCGATATCAAGATTCCTTTGATCCTTGGTAAGTACATCAATTTTTTCACTAGTTTGTGAAAGTTTCcattaaggagaaaaaaaagtttggtaaataattattttataaaattcattTATGGGTGCTTCCTATTGCAAGTGctcttctttatcatttttctctttcttaaaaTGTAAAGACCAATAATGTTTTACTGGCAAGCTCATTCATACTTCTGTTAATTACTTTTTGGCCATTTGTTATGCTATCTAACTTTTGCATGCTTTTTTTTAGACAATTTTTGCATGCCTTTTATACCATTATAGTCAAGAAACCTTTCAATGTTTGGAGTTTTAGTATGACAAGAGGAGTTCTATTTTACACCATATGtttgttatattaatttgaGATTGCTTAGCATGttaaagggggggggggggaattatGCTCTTACACTTGCATGGTTTTTATGGAACATCTTTTTTTGTGGAAATATGGTACAGGTATTTGGGGTGGAAAAGGGCAAGGGAAATCATTTCAGACTGAACTTGTATTCCAAGCCATGGGAATTGAGCCTGTAATTATGTCTGCTGGAGAGCTGGAATCTGAAAGAGCTGGTATGATGGGTTTCTTACACTTGTTTTTTCACGTCACTACCTTAGATGTAGCTCAAGTGGCCAAGGGTTACGCTAAGGTTGTGTTGGGTAGTTTCTGAGTTTGAGTTTTAACAAACGCTTATAAGCATATATGTGTAGATAAATGGGATAAACTTTGCTCAGTGGAAGAATGCAATAAAGGCAGCTTCTGAGATAAACTCTTTAGTGATTAATGCAATAAAGCCATAAAGGAAGCATTCAGAGATTTTTTGAATATACATGTTTTAGGGAATTATTTGAACAGTGCCATAATATCTACCTCCACCACCCTCCTTCAATGTTGGAAGAATGTCATTGAGCTATActttagatattatttattgttcAAAGATATCACTCATTTTGTCCACCAATTCATAAAAACTGAATTTTGTAGTTCTTGGCTTTATTATCTGTAGATCTATTTAATTTGGATGGGATAAATATAGTCttccataatatatataataaaaaaaaaaatccattgactcataaattttata from Quercus lobata isolate SW786 unplaced genomic scaffold, ValleyOak3.0 Primary Assembly Scq3eQI_2008, whole genome shotgun sequence encodes:
- the LOC115973286 gene encoding ribulose bisphosphate carboxylase/oxygenase activase, chloroplastic; translation: MALSSSFQIPLHFSPLFPPPPPPPLTTTTARKPSLLRCSNSSSPENDSRTDPPSSKKVLSDQSSWEAKDSEGNDYLYRLGKEADNMNIAVGARAGVIDDLFAGKFLGRDSDIVFDYRQKVTRSFEYLQGDYYIAPIFLDKVVTHIVKNYIAHLLDIKIPLILGIWGGKGQGKSFQTELVFQAMGIEPVIMSAGELESERAGEPGRLIRERYRAASQVVQNQGKMSCLMINDIDAGLGRFGNTQMTVNNQIVVGTLMNLADNPTRVSIGQDWRESDFTNRIPIIFTGNDFSTIYAPLIRDGRMEKFYWYCDYFFKRYYVF